In the Triticum aestivum cultivar Chinese Spring chromosome 2B, IWGSC CS RefSeq v2.1, whole genome shotgun sequence genome, ATgcttccacctgggtatttccaaTACACATACAACTGGAGTAAAGAAAGTGACTTTATCAGGAACAAATTTAACCACACCCAGCGAGACTGATATTTACATTATGATATCATTTAACAGGATATCAAGCTCTACAGCAACCTATCCTCCTCCTGCTTCTCATATCGAGCATCAAATTCTGGATTATGCCAGCAACTCCCTTCTACACTCTATTGGTTGTTCGACACCTGCAGGTAAAATGATGCTTCAAAGTCAGGTTTAATATAATGTATTTGTCAGGTAGGTGACACAATCTGCAGGTCGGATATCCTTAACACCCAGCGAAAATGCTGGATTGAAGCTAACTCTTCTTGTGTCTGAAGGTCTCCAGAAGTTCGAAGCAACTCGGATAAGCGTGTGACCAACTTCCAGATGTACCATTAACATATGATTCATCATCAAATTGTTCGTTTGATTGGCATGTCAGTAAACATGACACAAACAAGAAACTAAGAGACGCACCTCTTCATTCGCGTGCTAATTTGGTGTCGAAGCTGCTGAGACAGATCGCAAACGCCTGAAACGCCGATACCGGGTAACGGTAGTCGAGTGTGAACAAGTCCTTCCCAATCTTACCAAACTGGAGGGTGGTGTCGTCGTTCTCCTCGTTAGCTGGAGCACTCTCATCTGAAGCCACCAGCTGAAAGTTTTTCACTGAGGCAACCGTCACCCGTCCGTGGAAGTTGAGGCACCAGCACCGCAGATGTTCGTGCCACCTGGGGGACTTGTTCTTAAGCACCAGCTTACTTTCCACTTGACTGGATAATGGGGTAATTGAGCTATCCATTCGAGATGATTTGGGATTGAAGAAAGGAAACGCGGTCTGCGTTGGAGCTGTGCCTCCTTGTTCAATTGCTGATACAGGGATAGAATCCATGATACAGTTCATCCTTCTTGGGCCCCTACAACAAGCAAATACGCCGCAACATAGTCAGTGTCTTGGTGAGACTTCTTACACAAAGAAATTTACACTAGTAACGTGATATAATTAGTTAGTGTCATGTGGTTTCATTTCTTTGAAATGGAACTGGGGGCGAGGCCCCTGCTGATCGGAAAAAAAAATAGTTAGTGGTGCTTCATACATGAAGTAATTACACTACTACAATGATAAAATTAGTTAGTGCTGCTTCATACGTGACATAATTACACTACTTATACATGATCAAATTAGTTAGTGGTGCTTCCTACATGATAATTTTTTTTCTGTTGAATTATAAATAAACATATAGCTTTGCTTACCCACTACCAAGACATGAAGTCTAAACCTGATTTTGCAAGATTTTGTATATTTCAGGTGAAATCACACTAAAGCAGCCCTCCCTCCTATGGTAATCCAGAAAACATCATTATTCCACTGTGGTTTTGGATCTGCTGATTTTCAGAAATTATAGTGCACTTAAATAACATTGTTATTCCTCTTCATAAAAAAATATAATGCATTTGGATAACATTGTCGGAACTGCTGGTTTTCATAAATGGAAATTAATTTAAAGTTTATAAAAGGTAAGGTTGTTATCAGCACTGCAGATAGTAGTTATGGTCAGGGGTTACGATGTTCTCAACATTTTTGGTCAGTAAATGGATTTGTATGCAAATAATGGTATATGGTCTCCAGAAAATATACAAAAATATGTGCGTGCATATAATTTACGTAATGGAAGGGTTACCACATAAGATGGCATACCTAGATCCCAAAACATTCACTTCATAATTAATTTGTATAACTGGGTAGTCGCCAGCAGGCCATCTCTTTGGAACCACAGGTCCAGCATGAGGTGGATGCGCATCATAGACAGTAAACTTCGTTCTCAAGAAATTCGATCTGTTCAGAAAAGAGGAAATGTTACTAAATAGGTTTCTCTGCTTCAACATGTTGTTTTGATCTTATGTATGTCGCTGAAGGAACTAGGGAAACTCgtaattttcagatataaatgtCAAAGGATCACCTTAACTTGCCAACGCAGGTCTGACTCCCCTTCGACATATCAGTCTTGTCAAGTGAAATTAGATATTCGGTGCATGTAGGCCTATGGTATTTGCGTGCAGCAAGTAGGAACTTCCCAGAATCAGCTAGTGCTGCACAAAGAAAAAGAAACAATGTTCATGAACAAAATAAGTAAAATCCAGACTGCATATATACCCAATGAGAAACGCATACCATCAGTCAGTCCAATGTAGAGGAAATATGTCTGAGTAGCCCGGTGCCTCCGAATGAAACATTTGATGGGAGCATCTCTTGGTCCAGGCTAAGTGTTAGAGAGGTATAAGTAAGTTCAAAGCAAACAAATCTAGCAACAAAGCCACATGGTCTATAAAACTTGAATTGGACATCACTGTTCTAAAAAGGATGGTCAACTACATCTGACAACATAGCTTTCCTATTAAACCCGTTTGACAATGACCGCTCGAACTGAATAACAGTTGACATTGGGCATTTCATACTATATACTAAACCAAACAACCAGTCATTATTTACTAATCTGACTTTCCAAGTTTCTTCTCAATACGGATGTATTTCTCGGTCTCAACTACTACTTTTTAGGattaaataaaaaatagaaaataaaacaaaCATGACAGTAGTACTCCTTTCACACATACCTTTCTTTGACACCTTCCAATCAGGGAAAAAGAAGGGTCGCTACGTTGCGTGAAATGGTGGACATCAAAAGGCACTCACACAATTCTAAAGAAAGAAAAACTGAACACAATCGCCATAATTGAAGTTTGCCAAAAATAGACGTTGCATCAACTAATTGCTCTTGAATTACTAGTAGATCATCGATAACATCATCAACAGAGAAAAACTTTGGTGACTAATCAAGACTTAATATGAACACTAGGCCACCATGGAGTAGCAGCTGAATGAACAGCAACATGGATGGTGACCGGGGAGCGAGCGAACGAGAGAGGGATTCGGAGCTGCCAGGAGCGGCTACCTGCTTGAGAGAGATGGGGAAGGTGAGCCGCCCGGACACCTCGGGAACGCGGACGATCTCCCTGACGACGCCCCTCCAGGTCCGGCAGACACCGGCGCACGCCACCACGTCGCGGCGGCGCGGCCACCGGGGCTCCGACGCCTCGACCCGCGCCAGCACCTCCCGCAGGAGCTCCGGCGGCAGCTCCGCCCAGCACCACCCCTGCCGCGCGGCCTCCTCCGGCAGCGCCACCGAggccaccgccgccacccgccggacgccgcgcgccgaCGGCGGCAGCGGCCGGCGCCGGGCGATGGCGTCCACCTCGCCCTTCATCTCCCGGACCATGCTCCTGAAAGACATCGCCTTCTCCGCCCGCGCCCCGGCACCCAAATCCGCCCAACCCCCCACCGAATCCTGCCAAGAAACTGACGGATTTCCCCGACCGGCGCAAAAAAGGTGCCGCTGGGATGTCAACGGGCTGCAATTCTCTGTAGCGGCGGCATCAATATGGTATGGACGGATGTGGGTGGGAGATGGTGGTGCTGCCTTTGGGTAGCGGCTTGGTGGTGATATGCGTGCAGACAGGGACAAGGATGTGGAGCAGTGAGGGAAGGAACAAGAATGCGCTACAAAATTGTGCTGTGCCCAGTTGGCAGGGAAATTGTGCTGGTACTAATACACTACTCCAGCATCTCTGTCAGGACAAACTGGGAGATTCTGGTAGGAGAAAGTTGTTTATGGCATTTTCCTCTGATGTCTTACCTGGTCAAATATAGTACTCCTACTAAGGTTCAGTAAGATAAGACCATTTCTTATttcttatttctttcttttttggagggAAAAGATAAGCCCATTTTCATGTAAAGAAAGATAAggccattttccttttcttttttcttttttggacattttcctttttttcttaggAGATAAAATTAGTTTCCTTTGCAGAAAAAATGTCTTTTAAGGAAGAGAAGAGGGAGGCAAACGTTCACATACACGCACATATATTCTTCCCTGTGAACGCATGCATGTGCAGCCTATCCGTATGAGCACTTTTGAGAGACTGGGTCAACAGATCTCGATATTGACAAAGTCATCACAAACATCTCGTTACCTCATGCTAAAAGAGTAGCTTACTTTATGAGACATGCATGCTTGTGTCAAAAAACATGGTGTTTAATTTCTGGTGGGCTAGTAGACACATCCACCCTCCTAACCATCCAGCATCCAGATTGTGATCTCTTCTCGTGTCCTCATCATCTCCGCCATCCTTTCCAGACATCGCGCGGTGCGAGGATTAAGTTTCTTTCATTTTAGGGCCGTGTATTGTTGATTTTTGTTACCTCTTCCGTTGGAGGCGTTGTCACACAAGAGTAATACAATCCTCATGgctccatccgtgtctttgttgtATGACAGAGAAGTGGTGTCAAGTTTGTTTTGGTCCACAGGTTCGGCAAAACCTATGCTTCAAGGGAAGTATCATGGTCGAAGTGTATTACGGTTTGGCGACCGATGTTGCAAGAGAGGTGTCCTGGTCAGAGTGTATCCAACGATGTATACTTGTCACCTATCGGGGTCCATAACATGAAAACCGTTAATATTGGTCCAATTTTACCTTTTTCTTCTCTACTAAAGGCATAGAGAAACGTCGAGATGCAAAAGATAAAGCTATGACGGACCATTTCGAATGACCACGATGTAAACTGTTGGTCTTACCGACAACCTTTGTTGTTCATACGGTCCCACAATGTAAAATGACAGAACATTTTACATTGTGGGACATGGGAGTATTGCATTATCTTCAGTCCGATGTactcctccgttcttaaatatttgtctttttagagacttcaaatagactaccacatacggatgtatatagacatattttacagtgtaaattcactcattttgctccgtatctaGTCACTTGATGAAATCTTtataaagacaaatatttagaaacagagggagtacatgataccATTATTAATTACTACATCTGTTCACTAATGTAGGATGTTTTGGACGgattttctttttctcaaaaaacgAGGTAGCCATTTCGGAGCTGCTACCTAGAAGGTGATCTCTCGTTTTCCTATTTTGAGAGAGACTCTACTCTACTTGCACTAGCAGCAACCGGCCACCCGTCCATGAATTCGTGACGAGGAATGATTAGCCTCCCGGTGAGGGTAGTGTCACCATCCCATTGTCTGAGAAAGCATGGACATGCAAGCAGTAACCATATCCACATTTATAATGCTGTCTCTTCCGAATGCTCACAGCACTGGCCTAACCAGCCAAACTCTTGGGCTTTCCCGGTATGGCAACTGGATCTGAAACATGCTACTCTGGGCAACGGACAAAAACCACCGAGCTCAAGAGGGAAAGGAGGCAATAAATCTTGCAATCGTACTACAGTACATTAAATCTTGCTCGAGTTGGCTGCTCCTAGCAGTATGTTGCTAAAAAGTAGCGTTAAATGGGCCTCATTATGCTGCAACAGCAGGCTGACACGGACAGATATCGAGCTCCTCACAAAAGTAGATTTATATTTTGACAGATTATAACAAATTTTCGGCATCATAACAACAGCAGTCGACATACAAGAGGCAAATTCAAGATAGATAGATATAACTTGTCTGAGATGAGTTCTTTGTAGCAACCAGACCACAAGATCATCACTCATCTGGCACAACTTGGCAGGATACACACCAATCCATTAGGAGATTATGAAGTGATGGTAGACGCAGGAGGCCAGACGCCTGCCTGTCAGCGGAGATCCCATAGGATACAATTGGCTTGTTAATCTACATACAAAACTGTACAGGCTTTGTCGTAACCGATAAGGCGATGATGATACTCGCATCACCGTTACTAGGGTTCATCTTCCTGTCGGTGCCGCAACCAACCGTTCATCTGAACCATCGTCGGAGGGCCGCCTTCTTCGGCCTTCCGAGTCAGCCAAACGCTATAATATTACCGGAGACTTCGCTTCCTTCTCTTGCTGTTACAGTTCAGAGTGTCTCCTGAAGCTGTAATGGCTTCTCCGTTGTTTCTTCACGACGTTCATTCCACGAGTACGTTCGGATCGGTGGGTGATCCTGGGGAGTAGGGCACAAACCCGCGCCCTCCGAACATCGGGCGCATCAGCGCGTCGTCGAACTTGCGCCAGTAGTAGTGGATGGTGTGGGTCGGCTTGGTGATGAGCATCCGGAGGCTGGAAGGCCTCACGATGGGGAGAGGCGCCTCCAGGTCCGAGCCTAGCTGGCTTGTGAGGAGAGGAGAGTGCAGGGACTTCGGTGATGCGGGGTCTGAGGCAGCGCCATTGCTCGACGCGGGCAGCAGGAACCGGATCAGAGGCTTTGTCAAAATGCCAAACAGCTGGTAAACATGATACATACATGATGTCAGATGGTTTCAGAACAGTCGACACGTTCAGAATGACCTCAGATGATAAGCTGGTACACTGCATTGGATAGGGATTGAACATGAGATGGCTCACCATAGTGCTAAACAGAACGACAGTGATGGTGCTGGTGATCATTATCGCGTTGCCGTGCAGCTGTGTGTGACCAGATCTTGTAAACTGCAATTCCAAGGCAAAGAGTTAAGCTTGCAGAGAAGAAACTAGACATTTGTAGAGTTAATATGCGAATTTGGGAAAGGGTTTAGAACCAACCTTATTGTAAGCAAGGGCGATCGACACAGCTCCTCTCATCAGCCCAGCCCACCATATTACGATCTATCAAAAGAAATTCAGTTAGCAGATGTTAACTTGATCCAACTGCCAAATAGTCTAATGCAACAAATA is a window encoding:
- the LOC123043806 gene encoding tubby-like F-box protein 11 codes for the protein MSFRSMVREMKGEVDAIARRRPLPPSARGVRRVAAVASVALPEEAARQGWCWAELPPELLREVLARVEASEPRWPRRRDVVACAGVCRTWRGVVREIVRVPEVSGRLTFPISLKQPGPRDAPIKCFIRRHRATQTYFLYIGLTDALADSGKFLLAARKYHRPTCTEYLISLDKTDMSKGSQTCVGKLRSNFLRTKFTVYDAHPPHAGPVVPKRWPAGDYPVIQINYEVNVLGSRGPRRMNCIMDSIPVSAIEQGGTAPTQTAFPFFNPKSSRMDSSITPLSSQVESKLVLKNKSPRWHEHLRCWCLNFHGRVTVASVKNFQLVASDESAPANEENDDTTLQFGKIGKDLFTLDYRYPVSAFQAFAICLSSFDTKLARE